One stretch of Mastomys coucha isolate ucsf_1 unplaced genomic scaffold, UCSF_Mcou_1 pScaffold12, whole genome shotgun sequence DNA includes these proteins:
- the Pcp4 gene encoding calmodulin regulator protein PCP4 isoform X1 translates to MREESVTLWVVPAGACVPRQRAIDGQKKVQEEFDIDMDAPETERAAVAIQSQFRKFQKKKAGSQS, encoded by the exons ATGCGTGAAGAGAGTGTCACCTTATGGGTTGTTCCAGCAGGAGCTTGTGTGCCCAGGCAGAGGGCAATAG ATGGGCAGAAGAAAGTCCAAGAAGAATTTGATATCGACATGGATGCACCAGAGACAGAACGTGCAGCTGTGGCCATTCAGTCTCAGTTCAGAAAATTCCAGAAGAAAAAGGCGGGATCACAGTCCTAG